A genomic window from Balaenoptera musculus isolate JJ_BM4_2016_0621 chromosome Y, mBalMus1.pri.v3, whole genome shotgun sequence includes:
- the LYPD6B gene encoding LOW QUALITY PROTEIN: ly6/PLAUR domain-containing protein 6B (The sequence of the model RefSeq protein was modified relative to this genomic sequence to represent the inferred CDS: inserted 2 bases in 1 codon) codes for MLLLCHALTVAVAQTFIFSENRAFAKSINFYNVRPPLDPTPFPNSFKCFTCENAGDNYNCNRWAEDKWCPQXECRSCCEGMICNVELPTNHTNAVFAVMHAQRTSGSCAPALHLPVLAWAFVLLLM; via the exons ATGCTGCTCCTCTGTCATGCCCTCACTGTAGCTGTGGCCCAGACCTTTATCTTCTCAGAAAACCGGGCATTTGCCAAGAGCATCAACTTCTATAACGTGCGGCCTCCTCTTGACCCGACACCATTTCCAAACAGCTTCAAGTGTTTTACCTGTGAAAATGCAGGGGATAATTATAACTGCAATCGATGGGCGGAAGACAAATGGTGCCCACA AGAGTGTAGATCTTGCTGTGAAGGGATGATCTGCAATGTAGAGTTACCCACCAACCACACCAATGCGGTCTTTGCTGTGATGCATGCTCAGAGGACGTCTGGCAGCTGTGCCCCTGCGCTCCACCTACCCGTGCTTGCCTGGGCCTTCGTGCTGTTGTTGATGTGA